ACTAAGCGTTCCGTCGGGCCGCGCCCAAATCAGGCGATTATAATACTGTCCGTCTTCGCGGATAATCAAGCTGCCCGTCACCACGGCGTTTCGGCTTTCGGCGGCGGCCAACAGCCACGCGACGCTTGGTCCATCCATGGTTTCGGCCAGCTCGGCGGCCTTCATGGAAAAGCCCGTCGTAAACATTTCCGGCAGCACAATGAGGTCAGTGGCTACCGGCAGATCCTGAATATAGCGCAGCAGCCCGCTTCTATTCGCCTCGGGGTCATGCCATTGCAGGCTAGCTTGTATAAAAGAAACCGTCAGATCAGTCACGGGAGCAACAGGGTAAAAGGGTGTTTATACTAACGTAAAAACTACGTATTAGTAGCACCAATATCGTGCCTTTTAGAATAATGTATATATATTTTTTAATTATTTAATGACGCTTACCATGTGTGCAAGCGCTGAGCTGCGGCGGTTAATGTATCTGGCTGTTTAGCGAAGCAAAAACGAACAAGCCCATGATCAGTGCCATCATGATAAAAGGCAGAAACGGGCACTACTGCCACCCCAGCCTCGCGGGTAAGGCGGCGCACAAAGCTGACATCATCTTCGCCGGGCGCAATAGCATCGTAGCGGGCCAGCTGAAAGTAGGCGCCCTGTGTCGGCAATAGTTCAAAGCGGGTCGGCGCCATCAACTCCACAAACAGGTCGCGCTTTTGCTGATAGAAATCTGGCAGCGCCTCGTAATGAGCAGCATCAGCCAGCACATCGGCCAGCGCATGTTGGGTCGGCGTACTTACACTAAAGGTCACAAACTGATGCACCCGCCGCAGCTCCGCCGTAAGGAGTGCCGGTGCTACGCAATACCCCACTTTCCAACCCGTAGCATGGTATGTCTTGCCGAATGAGGACAACACAAAGCTCCGTTCGGCCAGTGCTGGGTACTGCAACGCACTGCGGTGGGCCTGTCCGTCGAAGGTCATGTGCTCGTACACTTCGTCGCTGAGCAACAGCGTGGGCGTATCGGTGAGCAGGGCGGCTAAGTGTTGCCAATCGGCATCGGTGAGCACGGCGCCGCTCGGATTATGTGGCGTATTCACGAGCATTAGGCGAGTGCGTGGCGTAAGAGCAGCAGCTACCCGTTCCCAATCGGGCCGAAAGTCAGGCAGCAGCAATGGTACATACACGGGCACTCCACCCTGCAAACGAATAGCTGGCCCATACAGGTCGTAGGCCGGTTCCAGCACCAGCACCTCGTCGCCGGGGCGCACCACAGCGGCCAGCACGGCGTACAGGGCTTCGGTGGCGCCACTCGTAATCGTGATGTCGGTATCGGGGTTGGGGGGCAAAATTCCGTAGAGCTGCGCGGTTTTGTGGCTGATCTGTTCGCGCAGACGCGGCAAGCCCGGCATTGGGGCGTACTGGTGGTGTCCACTGGTGCGCGCATGCCGGGCCAGCGCCTCCGTGAGCACCTGTGGCGGATCATAATCGGGAAAGCCCTGCGCCAGATTGATAGCGCCGCATTCGATGGCCAACTGCGACATGATGGTAAAAATGCTGGTGCCAACATCGGGCAGCTTGGACGCAAAGGCGGGTAAAGCCATACAATCAATAAAAGATCTGGAAGAAGAAATCTTCGCCAAAAGGACCCAGGTGGAGTCCGACGAAGATACGGTAGTGCGGCAAACAGGCCTTAAGTTTACGCAGCCCAGCCCACATTATCAGAAGCGGGTGGCTTCGTTTAGCTTCAACAAAAAAGCCCCCGCATAATGCGTGGGGGCTTTTTTGCTATAATACTCAAGCATATACCTATAGCGGCGACTTTAGCAGCTTCGGAAACAGCTTGCGAAACTTCTCCACTTTAGGAGTCGATACTGACTGTACATACGGCTCGTTGGGGTGCAGTCGGAAGTAGCCTTGGTGGTAATCTTCGGCGGGCCAAAACTCTGTAAAGGCCGTTACCTGGGTCACGATGGGGTTAGGATACTGCTTGGCGGCATTCACGCGCTGAATGGCAGCCGTAATCTGTTCTTTCTCCTGTGGCGTGCGATAAAACGCCACCGACCGATACTGCGCACCCGCATCGGGACCTTGGCGGTTGAGCGTAGTGGGGTCGTGGGCAGCGCGGAAAAAAACATCGAGCAGCGTGGCGTAGCTCACCTGCTTAGGGTCGTAGTAGATTTGAATCGCTTCGGCATGGCCGGTGCGTCCGCTGCCTACCTGCTCGTAGGTGGGCTTTTTTCGGGTCCGCCCGCGTAGCCCGACACAACCTCGCGCACACCTTTTATTTCCTCAAATACCTCTTCGGTGCACCAAAAGCAGCCGCCGGCCAAAGTAGCAACGGCCAAGCCCTGCATATTAGTCGGTGCTTTGCCTGCCGTAGAGCGGGTAGGCTGGGCATCCGAGCGATTCTGTGAACAGGCCGCTGCTGTTAGTAGCAAACCCATTAAGTAAACTTTCAAGTGACGTATCATACCGTAATGTACGTAGCACACCCTTGCTCGGACGCGCTGGTAATGTCTGTTAGGTCAAAAATTTATGTAGATCTAAACTCAGCTGATAAGCTGCACTAAGTAAGCATCTTGAGCAGGAAAATTGTTTCGGCTCTGCCACAGTCTGCTAACATGATATAGAAATTATTGCTAGGAATAATTCAAAAAACATGCTTGCCTACTCGAAAGCAGTAAGTTATGCTAGCCGCATAAAACACACTTCGTTCTCTACAAGACCTCCTACATTTTCTAATTCTGAATGAAGCCGTCATTCCTAATGCTTAATTGAACTTATCCGATTCAATCAACCTATGATATTGGTACTGCCTAGGGTTGCTATCTTCTTTCAGGTCTGCTTGATGCGACTGTATAGCTTAATTATTGGCGTTAAAGATGAAGATAAGCGCGATGCAAGTTTGTTTTATTAGATGAGCGAGTATTATAACTAAACCATAATATAAATAATTAACTATGTGTTTAAATGTGCTAAATTATTGTCCAAAAGCTTATTCTGATTCATAGGGTGCCACTGATAGATATCTCATTCGTCAGCTACAAGATTGGGCATTGTTATTGTTTTCCGGATATTATTATTGTTCAATAACAGATACAATGAGTTTGCTCACGCTGCTCGACGAGCCGCATCTTACCATCTCTTATGATAACCGCAATCAGTGGCTCTACACTGATTGGGTAGGTGCGCAGAATCTGCGGACGCTTCAGCTGGGGTGCGAGCAAATAGTAATGCATCTGCAGGCGGAACATTGCCGCAAGATTTTGAATGATAATACCCGCCTCAGCAGCATTCATTCACAAGCCAGAAGCTGGGTGGAGCAAGGCTTTCTGCAACACCTAGCCGCCGCTGGCCTGGAATACATGGCTTGGGTTTACTCGCTCGACTTCGATAGCCGGTTCTCCACCGATCTTACTTTATTGCGTAGCACCCAGCCAGTAGTAGTGGGATTCAATGATTTGGTGGCTGCATACGCTTGGCTCGAAAAATGTGAAGCCCATCCGTCCTCGCTTTTCATCGGATCTTAAGAATCTGATATCACCATTAGTAACGTATGTGATAAAGCATCACGCCTAATTTCCAGACGTTTAGATAGTAACCCTGATTTCGAATTACTATTGACTAGACTATTACTCTATTAGTTATACAATACTGCTATTTATATGGCTATGCACCTGCTTTTCGACTCACCTCACCTCGTTATCTGGCACGACTGTACCAACCACTGGCTGTATGTAGAATGGAAGGGGCAACAGGAGTTAGAGGTGATCAAAGAAAGCTGCAACTATGTGCTGCAGAATATGCCGTTAGCCGGCTTTAATAAGATATTAAACGATAGTACACAGGCCGTAGGCAACTGGACGGCGGCTTCTGAATGGCTGGGTAGAGACCTGTTTCCTCTTCTTTCTGCCGTTGGGTTTACTCACATGGCATGGGTATATGCCACCGATTTTAACAGCCGCTTTTCTATCGACTCCACGCTGCGTTGCGCTACCGCCGGCCTAGCTATTGTCACCTTCGACGACCTGGATGCTGCCTGCACATGGTTGCAGCACGCTGACGAGTTACACGCCGCCTAGGCAGCTTTTACAAAGCACTGTCTGCTGCCCTGAAGGTAGCCAGTGGTGTGGCCTGCTTGGCAGCGTAGAGTTGCAACGTGTTGCCGCTGATTTCGAAGCGGGTGGTTTGCTCTAGTACGCTCAGATAGCGCATTTCTACCTCTATTGCTTGATTGCTGCGTCGCATCATCGTGCTGATAATGCGCGGAATAGCTTGCAGACGAGTGCTGATCGAATGTTCAAAGGCTCCTTGATAGTGCGCCTCTTTAGTAATTGCCGGGCTGGGCAAAACTAACTCAGGACGTGCCGCTGGCTGAAGGTAGGGCAGGGGCTTGCCATCGAGGGTGCTTAATACCCAGTGAGTAGGGGGATACTGCGTGGCAGGTAGCTGATTGCTAGTGGTGTAGCCGCCAAAGCCTAGTCCTGCGGCAACACATGCCCAGGAGAAAAAGCGAAGTAGCATAAGCACTGTTTACATGTCATTTAGGTTCAGCAGCAGGAGCCTGAAGCGCGCCACATCGTTGCATAACGTAGAAGATACGAGGGTGTATTTTTCGTAAGTGGGTTACTTTAAGTTGCTTATATAGGGATAAATGTTTGCCGGGGCGAGCTTCATTGGCTCCAATCGCACTTTTAGAGTAAGGTGGTAAAGGCCGCAATCAGGATTACTTCAGGGCAAGATGGACGCTTGCTTTCCGGTTACTGCTGAAGTTTATTGCAGTAGTCAAATCCCTATGATGCTGAAACACTTCCTGGCGGCCGTGCTGCTTCTGCTAACGGCTTGCCTCACGCCGGCGCGGGCCCAAATCTTGCCATTGCTGGACCAGAATCCGCCGTCTTTGCGCTGGTATCAGGTGCGCACTCCGCATTTTCAGGTATTATACCCGGCGGGCTTTTCGGCGCAGGCTCAACTCACGGCGCGGCGCTTAGAGCAGGTATATGCGCCGGTAAGCGCCTCGCTAGAGCGTGAGCCGCGGCCGCTGACCGTTATCTTACAAACCCAGACTACCATTGGGAATGGCTTTGCTACGGTATTACCCCGGCGCTCCGAGTTTTATACCACGCCGCCGCAGGACCCATTCCTAACCGGTACCCTCGACTGGCTCGACCAGCTAGCCATCCATGAGTTTCGGCATATTGTGCAGTACGACAAGGGGTTGCAGGGTATCACCAAGCTGGCTTATTCGCTATTTGGCAATGGGGCCCTGAGCACCGCGGCCATTGGTATGCCCGACTGGTTTTTTGAGGGTGATGCTGTGGGCACCGAAACCCTGCTGACGCGTAGTGGGCGGGGCCGCATTCCTAATTTTGATATCAGCCTGCGGGCGAATTTACTGGCCGGGCGGCGCTTCAACTACAGCAAGGCCGTGGGGGCTCTTACCGCGACAATGTGCCTAATCACTACGTGCTAGGCTATTTTCTGACCACAAATCTTAAGCGGACCATTGGCCCCGCGGCCTGGAGTCAGGTGCTCAACCGTTACTACCGCTTTCCAGTCTATCCGTTTTCCTTTTCCAATAGCCTACGCCGTACGGCTGGAGTGCGGGTAGAGGATTTGTATGTTCGCACCATGAGCGAGGTCGACTCTATATGGCGGGCGCAGCAGCAGGGCTTGCAGCTAACGGAAGCTACGTCTTATCCTGTCGCCGCTGACCCCAAGATCTTCACGCAGTACCGGTATCCGCAGTATGTAACTGATAGCACAGTGCTGGCGGTAAAAACT
The window above is part of the Hymenobacter radiodurans genome. Proteins encoded here:
- a CDS encoding methionine aminotransferase, which codes for MALPAFASKLPDVGTSIFTIMSQLAIECGAINLAQGFPDYDPPQVLTEALARHARTSGHHQYAPMPGLPRLREQISHKTAQLYGILPPNPDTDITITSGATEALYAVLAAVVRPGDEVLVLEPAYDLYGPAIRLQGGVPVYVPLLLPDFRPDWERVAAALTPRTRLMLVNTPHNPSGAVLTDADWQHLAALLTDTPTLLLSDEVYEHMTFDGQAHRSALQYPALAERSFVLSSFGKTYHATGWKVGYCVAPALLTAELRRVHQFVTFSVSTPTQHALADVLADAAHYEALPDFYQQKRDLFVELMAPTRFELLPTQGAYFQLARYDAIAPGEDDVSFVRRLTREAGVAVVPVSAFYHDGTDHGLVRFCFAKQPDTLTAAAQRLHTW
- a CDS encoding LacI family DNA-binding transcriptional regulator, whose product is MSLLTLLDEPHLTISYDNRNQWLYTDWVGAQNLRTLQLGCEQIVMHLQAEHCRKILNDNTRLSSIHSQARSWVEQGFLQHLAAAGLEYMAWVYSLDFDSRFSTDLTLLRSTQPVVVGFNDLVAAYAWLEKCEAHPSSLFIGS
- a CDS encoding META domain-containing protein, with protein sequence MLLRFFSWACVAAGLGFGGYTTSNQLPATQYPPTHWVLSTLDGKPLPYLQPAARPELVLPSPAITKEAHYQGAFEHSISTRLQAIPRIISTMMRRSNQAIEVEMRYLSVLEQTTRFEISGNTLQLYAAKQATPLATFRAADSAL